The genomic stretch AGAGTCATTGAGCCACCGAGAGTCATTGAGCCACCGAGGGTCATTGAGCCACCGAGAGTCATTGAGCCACCGAGGGTCATTGAGGTGCCACCAAGAGTCATTGAGCCACCGAGGGTCATTGAGGAGACTCGAAGAGTCATTGAGGAACCAAGAGTCATTGAGGAGACACAAAGAGTCATTGAGCCACCAAGAATCAATGAGCCACCACGAGTCATTGAGCCACCGAGGGTCATTGAGGTGCCACCACGAGTCATTGAGGTACCACTTTGTGCCCCTTTATGACCCTAAAATGCCACTTTGTGCCTTTTAATGACCCCAAAGTGCCACTTTGTGCCCCTTTATGACCCCAAATGCCCCTTTGTGCCCTTTTATGACCCCAAACTCCCCATCTGTGCCCCCAGGTGCCCCCCCCCGGCCCGGAGGTGGTCATTGTGCCGCGTCCCacccaggggctgcagggccccCCCCCCACAGCGCTCCCAGGTGGGTCCATGCAGCGGTCACTGCACGTGGCTGCGTGGCTGCACACACACGTGGCTGCACACACACGTGGCTGCACACACAGGTGGCTGCACACACACGTGGCTGCACACACATGAGTGCACGCTCAAGCAGCTGCACGCATGTCTGGTTGCACACTCGGTCACATACGTGTATACTTGCACGACTGCACAGCGGGGTGGCTGCAGGTGTGCACGGCCGCGTGTTTGGCTGCACGCGTGTCCATTTGCACACGCACGTTTGCACGCACACACGGTTGCACGCAGCCGTCCCGCGTGCAGTCGCACACACGCAGCGTTGCCCTGCGTTGCAGTTGGGGTGTGTGAGCGGAACCCGCAGCTGTGTGGGCCGGGGCGCTGCGTCCCGCGTGGTGGCGGATACACGTGTGTGTGTCACAACGGCTTCTGGCTCAGCACGCAGGGCACACACTGCATTGGTGAGTGCTGCCCCCAGAGACCCCAACCCAAACCCAGCCCCCAAACCCAGGCGCCCCATGGCACGCCACTTCGCCTCCctgcccccctccctccctccctctgccctcTCCCTCTATTCGCTTCCGTCCAatctctccctccccttcctttctccctctccctttctcctccatTCCATTCTCTGTACCCCCCCTTTCTCCCCACTGCGCCCCGAGATGTGGGATGAGTGGTCGGCCGCGCACCCCCCCCTGCTCCCCAACGCCGCTTGTGAGAAACACGGTGGGCACGTTTTCCGCTGCGTGCTGTACACGCCGGGTGTTCCGAACCCAGCAAGCAACCGGATACCGACTGCCACGGTCAGAACCacagggatgggaatggggtggagatggtgggatgggaatggatgggattgggatgggattggaaatggatggggatgggatgggatgggatggatggagatgggaatgggatggatggggatgggattggaatggatgggatgaggatgggatggaatgggatggtTAGATGATGGGATGtgaaatggggatggggatgggaatggggaatGGGGAGATgtggtgggatggatgggatggagatgatgggaTGGCGTTGGGATTGGAATTGGGATGTGgataggatggggatggggatgggaacaTTGTGGGGGCTgagatggatggggatgggacagGAAAATGGGCAGCCACTGAATGGGGGCAACAGCCAGGACAAGGTGCTGGTGTTAATGGTAGATGTGGATGAGGCTGGGGTGCGGGGCGCGCGCAGCCCCCACGCCCTGTGCCCACGCCGCTGTGAGAACTGCCCGGCTCCTTCCGCTGCGTCTGGCCCCTCTGGGTTCCGCTTCTGCCCCACATGGGGGCACTGGCGAGGTGTGAGAGGGGGGGCCACAGGGGGGTGGAACAGGGGTCATTTCGTCTACATAGGGGGTCATCATCTATATGGGGCCATTGTCTGTGGGGTCATAAATCATGGGGTCATCATGTCCATGGGGTCTTTGTGTCCATGGGGTCATCGTGTCCATATGGGGTGCGCATCCACACGGTCCCCCCCCGGTGCCCCCCCCCCTTGGTCCCCGCAGACATTGATGAATGTGAGACCCCCACGGCGTGTCCCGGCCCAGGAGTGCATCAACAAAACCGCCGCTCCTTCCAGTGCCGGCCCCTGCCACGACGGCTCGAGCTGCGCCACGGCCGCTGTGCAGGTACCGGCCGCCATGCAGCCCCCACCCGTTTCTCTTCTCTCTATCTCTGCCTGTGCCCCCCGTCACCCGCGTCACCTTCCCAGATGTGGACGAATGCCTCCTCGGCTGCTCCTGCGGACGCCCGCGGCCGCTGCGTCAACACGAACGACGGGCTCCTTCCTTGTGCCAGTGCCAACGCCGGTTTACCGGGCGCGCGCCGGCACGCCGTGCGCAAGGTGAGTGACGCCGTGGGACGTCCCTCGTGTCCCTGACATCCCCACAACCGCCCCCCGTGTCCCCACCGATGTCAATGAGTGTCTGGAGGCGAGTTCTGCTTCCCCCATGGTGAAAATGCCGTCAACACCGACGGCTCCTACCGCTGCCTCTGCGCACAGGGCTACGCCAGCGCCCCCGACGGCACCGCCTGCATCGGTCCGACCCGATCCCATCTGCATCACAGTCCTGTCCCAACCCCGTCACCATCATCACCCCAATCCTGTCCCAATCCAACCCACCATCACCAGAATAATcaccccaatcccatcccaatcccatcaTCATCCTCACCCCAGACCCATCCTGTCCCCATACAACATTCCCAAGTCCCATCCCAGCCTCACCCTCCCCACCACTGTTCCCACAGACGTGGATGAATGTGCACGTGGGGATGTGTGTGAGGGCAGCCGCTGCGTCAACACCGACGGGACCTTTGAGTGCCACTGCCCTGCGGGGTTCCGATCCGACAGCGCACGGGAACGCTGCCTCGGTGCGGGGGATCGGGATGGGAtgagggtgggatgggatgggatgggatggagatggagatgggatgggatgggatgggatggagatggagatggggatgggatgggatgggatgggatgggatgaagaCCCCTCAGTGTGGGACACTTTAACCCCACAGATGTGGACGAGTGCCAGGAGCACGGGCCCAGGCTGTGTGGGACTCAGCGCTGCCAGAACATCCCGGGGTCGTTCAGCTGCGTCCCTGAGTGTCCCCCCGGCTTCCGACTGGGGGGCGGCGGGGAGTGCGAGGGTGAGTGGGGACGGGGGGAGCGGGGTAACGGggccatggggctggggtgCAGTGGGGTGTTCTGTGGGGCGGAGATGGACCCGGTGCTCGTTCCATGGGGTCGGTTCAATGGGGCTCACCCCAGTGGGGACCCCAGGGACCAGCCCCAACCGTGGACCCTGTCGCTCCCCCCACAGATGAGGACGAGTGCTCGGGGCCGGAGCCGCGCTGTGGGGCTCACGCCGTGTGCCACAACCTGCCCGGCTCCTTCCAATGTGCGTGTCATCAGGGCTACGAGGCCGCGCATCACGGCCACCACTGCCAGGGTGAGCAGGGGAGGGGGCACCGGGGGAGAGGGGGGGCACCGGGGGGCGCGGGGAGGTGACCCCACGTCCTGACCCCACAGATGTGGATGAGTGCACGACACTGCCTGGCGTGTGCGGGGCCGCGCGGTGCGAGAACGTGGACggctccttcctctgcctctgcCCCGAGGACGGACACGAGTTCGACCCGGTGACGGGAACCTGTGGGGGGGCGGCCACCCCGCAGCCCCCCAGGGGGGTCACTGCCGTGCTGCCCCACGGTGACCCCGCGCGGTGCTACAGCCCGGCCTGTGGGGTGCTGGCGGCCAACGTCACCCGGCAGGAATGCTGCTGCGCTGTGGGGTGGGCCTGGGGACAGAGCTGTCACCACGAGGCCGCCTGTCCTGGAGATGGCAGCGGTGGGATATGGGGAcggggggcaatgggggcattggggtcagtggggacaggggggacaatggggtcaatgggatcattggggacaatggggtcaatggggtcaatggggtggggaCACTGATGTGACAGTGCGGCTGCATGCTCCAGTACAGCACCAGTGGGTTGTGGGGTGGGAACTGGGGTTAGAATGGGGCTGGGAATTGGGGTGTGGGGTGGAATTGGGGTTGGGAATAGGGATTGGGAATAGGGATTGGGGTTGAGGTGTAGGGTGGGATTGGTATAAGGGATGGGGATTGGGAATTGGGGTTGGgctgggattgggattgggatgggggggggctgtgaCACACACAGTGTGACCCCATTGTCACCCCACAGCCGAGCAGCGCAGCCTGTGCCCCCACGGGATGGGACAGAGCGccagaccccacagcccccccgGGGGTGAGTGctgtatggggggggggggcacccagcGGGACCCCCTTTGGGATTACACCCCTCTCTTTTGGGGTTCCCTCCCCATTTTGGGTACTTTTCCCCATCATTTGGGATCCTTTGTTTTGGGGTCCTCCCTCCATTTTGGGGAGCTCTCCCCATATTTGGGGTCTGCCCCATTTGAAGACCCCCCCATTTCTCTCCAGACATGGATGAGTGCCGCATGTTCGCTCCCCACCTGTGCCGGGGGGGGGTCTGCATCAACGCCGCCCCCGGGTTCAGCTGCTACTGCCCCACGGGGTATTACTACGAGCGGGAGCACCTGCAGTGCGTCGGTGggtgcccccagccccaaacccacccTCATCCCAATCCTAAACCCCATCCCAGCTCCAttcccaatcccaaccccaatcccaacccccATCCTGTCTTAATCCCTGTCCTAACGCCTGTCCCAGCgtaatcccatcccatcccatcccatccccaatCCCAAATCCCATCCCAGCCTCAATCCCAACCCACCCCCCCCAATCCGGCTCCTGCAGACAATGATGAGTGTCGTGACGAGGCGGATTTGGAGCCGTGTGTTGGGGGCCGCTGTGTCAATACAGTGGGGTCCTATTACTGCGTCTGCAGCCCCCCCCTGGTGCTGGACGGGGCCCAGCGCCGCTGCGTCCCCAACGACACCCGCAGCCACGGTGCGACTCACCCCATGTCACCCTATGAATGTCACCCCAATAGTCTCCCTCATGTCACCGCATGTCACCCGCATGTCAACCCCACTATATCAACTAATACGTCACCACCCATGGTCATCCTAATGTCCACCCATTGTCACCCTATATACCTCCATGGCACGCCCATGTCCACCCCAATGGCACCCTATGTCACCCCCATGGCACCCCATGTCACCCTATGTCACCCcaatgttccaccacccatgCACCTCCAAGTCACCCATGTCACCGCTATATCACCTCAATGTCACCGTGTCACCCAATGTCAACCCCATGGCACCCTATATCACCGTGCGCATGtcaccccatggcaccccatgCACCCTAATCAACCTATATGTCACCCCGTGTCACCGCTATGTCACCTATACTCACTGCCATGTCACCTCCGTGCACC from Coturnix japonica isolate 7356 unplaced genomic scaffold, Coturnix japonica 2.1 chrUnrandom802, whole genome shotgun sequence encodes the following:
- the LOC107307712 gene encoding LOW QUALITY PROTEIN: latent-transforming growth factor beta-binding protein 4-like (The sequence of the model RefSeq protein was modified relative to this genomic sequence to represent the inferred CDS: inserted 1 base in 1 codon), which encodes LQLPNCLGWRNTTRSACRGGGSAWGVPMNVIPATSDPTGFREICRPWARLPTNAASDLRYNTRPRHGTPLPRVPLSPAPALTPRSADPGQRAPHQPHQPAAGCTAAGHKACRLPPRVIEPPRVIEPPRVIEPPRVIEPPRVIEVPPRVIEPPRVIEETRRVIEEPRVIEETQRVIEPPRINEPPRVIEPPRVIEVPPRVIEVPPPGPEVVIVPRPTQGLQGPPPTALPVGVCERNPQLCGPGRCVPRGGGYTCVCHNGFWLSTQGTHCIDVDEAGVRGARSPHALCPRRCENCPAPSAASGPSGFRFCPTWGHWRDIDECETPTACPGPGVHQQNRRSFQCRPLPRRLELRHGRCAVTPWDVPRVPDIPTTAPRVPTDVNECLXGEFCFPHGENAVNTDGSYRCLCAQGYASAPDGTACIDVDECARGDVCEGSRCVNTDGTFECHCPAGFRSDSARERCLDVDECQEHGPRLCGTQRCQNIPGSFSCVPECPPGFRLGGGGECEDEDECSGPEPRCGAHAVCHNLPGSFQCACHQGYEAAHHGHHCQDVDECTTLPGVCGAARCENVDGSFLCLCPEDGHEFDPVTGTCGGAATPQPPRGVTAVLPHGDPARCYSPACGVLAANVTRQECCCAVGWAWGQSCHHEAACPGDGSAEQRSLCPHGMGQSARPHSPPGDMDECRMFAPHLCRGGVCINAAPGFSCYCPTGYYYEREHLQCVDNDECRDEADLEPCVGGRCVNTVGSYYCVCSPPLVLDGAQRRCVPNDTRSHEEAVGLCWQEVGPDLVCGRPRLDRALPYSECCCLYGAAWGMDCALCPARDSGMTPIPLMAPIPLMAPIPLMAPISLMAPIPLMAPQPLMAPQPLMAPQPLMAPQPQSLTPYTL